The following coding sequences are from one Polynucleobacter sp. JS-JIR-II-50 window:
- a CDS encoding NUDIX hydrolase translates to MNIFSEIAIRARNTIYEDQCNIILSSSSPFSRVTTQGHITASGLVIKDDKALLIFHPYIKRWFQPGGHIDEGESPVETAIREVYEETGYVCEIDPDNQELLDIDIHEIPANPKKGEPAHLHIDLLYGLKVLRQEQSMEDIECRWLTLTDIESARIQRVLAKLS, encoded by the coding sequence GTGAATATATTTTCTGAAATTGCCATTCGGGCGCGTAATACCATTTATGAGGATCAGTGCAATATCATCCTATCGTCTTCTAGTCCATTTTCTCGTGTAACAACCCAGGGTCACATCACCGCCAGCGGCTTAGTCATCAAGGATGACAAAGCCTTGCTCATTTTTCATCCGTACATCAAGCGTTGGTTTCAGCCTGGCGGCCACATTGATGAAGGTGAGTCTCCAGTTGAGACTGCAATCAGAGAGGTTTATGAAGAAACCGGTTACGTTTGTGAGATAGACCCCGATAATCAAGAGCTCCTTGATATTGATATCCATGAAATCCCCGCCAACCCTAAAAAGGGTGAGCCCGCTCATTTACATATTGACCTGCTTTATGGGTTGAAGGTTTTACGGCAAGAACAATCTATGGAAGATATTGAGTGCCGGTGGCTTACCTTAACTGACATTGAAAGTGCTCGTATTCAACGTGTATTAGCTAAGTTGTCTTAA
- a CDS encoding [protein-PII] uridylyltransferase, with translation MSQSQAVSNIIDAASLRAAREIAYDEFRKTQSVGKLTKQLSKLSDQLLSHLWNACALNNEATLVAVGGFGRGALFPYSDIDILILLPADEEKARALSKQVEQFVASCWDTGLEIGSSVRSVAECMSESEQDITVRTSLLEARLICGNKQLFKDFAKAFEAAMDPKAFFQAKQAEQIQRHYKYQNTPYSLEPNCKESPGGLRDLQVITWVSKAALLGDTFKDLNEAGLVTQRELTELKRNQRFLETLRANLHLLAGRRQDVLAFDLQAALAASMGITEESSRQASEAIMRRYYWAAKAVTQLNDVLLQNIEALLFPQESKTILAIPGEGNEHFIERQGVLDITDPQLFQNHPEQILRTFLVFAQASNVKSLSATIFRALYNARTKMDSKWRADPINRALFIELLKQPEGVSRAFHLMNRSSVLGRYLPAFRKIVGQMQHDLFHIYTVDQHILMVLRNVRRFMVVEHTHEFPFCSSLIAHFEKPWLLVIAALFHDIAKGRGGDHSQLGRADMRKFAKDHGLDKKDTELLVWLVAEHLNMSQTAQKQDITDPDVVRAFAKKVGDERHLTALYLLTVADVRGTSPKVWNAWKGKLLEDLYRATLRVLGGAKTDALSELAQHQEESKAKLRLYGINDESYEDLWKQLDVAFFLRQDSSDIAWLTRHLYNKVNSDQPIVRARLSPIGEGLQVAVYVKDQEDLFARICAYFERHGFSIWDARIHTTRHGYALDTFQISGSNLVDEGGSYRDIIQLVEFELTEALTNAEPLPNPSMGRLSRQSRTFPIQPRVHMVPDDRGRYYTLALSASDRTGLLYTISRVLAKHQVSIHTARINTLGERVEDILLLDAANLGKNPKLQIQLETELLEALGA, from the coding sequence ATGAGTCAGTCGCAAGCAGTTAGCAATATTATTGATGCAGCTAGCCTGCGTGCCGCTCGGGAAATAGCTTATGACGAATTTAGAAAAACACAATCTGTTGGTAAATTAACTAAGCAACTTTCCAAGTTAAGCGATCAACTCCTCAGTCATTTATGGAATGCCTGCGCCTTAAATAATGAAGCAACATTAGTTGCGGTTGGCGGCTTTGGTAGAGGCGCGCTATTTCCCTACTCTGATATTGATATATTAATTCTGCTTCCAGCGGATGAAGAAAAGGCTAGAGCGTTATCAAAGCAAGTTGAGCAATTTGTTGCAAGCTGTTGGGATACAGGATTGGAAATAGGCTCTTCAGTCAGAAGTGTGGCTGAATGTATGTCAGAGTCCGAGCAAGACATTACTGTACGCACATCTCTATTGGAGGCTCGCCTCATTTGCGGTAATAAACAGTTATTCAAAGACTTTGCCAAAGCCTTTGAAGCGGCAATGGATCCGAAAGCCTTTTTTCAGGCCAAACAAGCTGAACAAATTCAGCGTCATTACAAATACCAGAACACTCCTTATTCTTTAGAGCCTAATTGCAAAGAGAGTCCTGGGGGCTTGCGTGACTTACAGGTCATCACCTGGGTTAGTAAGGCTGCATTATTGGGTGATACCTTTAAAGACCTCAATGAAGCTGGTCTGGTGACGCAGCGCGAACTCACCGAACTCAAACGCAATCAACGCTTCTTGGAAACCCTACGCGCCAACCTCCATTTGTTAGCGGGGCGTAGGCAAGACGTTCTTGCATTTGATTTGCAGGCAGCATTGGCAGCCTCAATGGGAATCACGGAAGAATCCTCACGCCAAGCAAGTGAAGCTATCATGCGTCGCTACTACTGGGCAGCAAAAGCGGTTACCCAATTAAATGACGTTCTCTTGCAAAATATTGAAGCCCTGCTCTTTCCGCAAGAGTCCAAAACGATTCTCGCCATTCCAGGCGAAGGTAACGAGCACTTTATTGAGCGTCAAGGGGTGTTGGATATTACCGATCCCCAACTTTTTCAGAATCATCCCGAACAGATTCTGAGAACCTTCTTGGTATTTGCCCAAGCATCGAATGTAAAGAGCTTATCTGCAACTATTTTTAGAGCTCTCTATAACGCTCGCACCAAGATGGATAGCAAGTGGCGCGCCGACCCAATCAATAGAGCGCTCTTTATTGAGCTATTGAAGCAGCCCGAAGGCGTCAGTCGCGCCTTTCACCTCATGAATCGCAGTAGCGTTTTAGGTCGCTACCTTCCAGCCTTCCGCAAGATTGTTGGGCAGATGCAGCATGACTTATTTCATATCTATACCGTTGATCAACACATCTTGATGGTGCTGCGGAATGTGCGCCGCTTCATGGTCGTTGAACATACACATGAATTCCCCTTCTGCAGCAGTCTCATTGCTCACTTTGAGAAACCATGGTTACTAGTCATTGCCGCACTCTTCCATGACATTGCCAAAGGACGTGGTGGCGATCACTCGCAATTAGGCAGAGCTGACATGCGCAAGTTCGCCAAGGATCATGGCTTAGATAAAAAAGATACTGAGCTATTGGTATGGTTGGTTGCTGAGCATCTCAACATGAGTCAAACCGCTCAGAAACAAGACATTACCGATCCCGATGTGGTGAGGGCATTTGCGAAAAAGGTAGGTGATGAACGTCATCTCACTGCGCTGTACCTATTAACGGTAGCCGACGTACGCGGAACCAGTCCTAAAGTTTGGAATGCCTGGAAAGGCAAACTCCTAGAAGATCTCTATCGCGCAACACTTAGGGTGCTGGGCGGAGCTAAGACAGATGCCTTATCAGAATTAGCACAACACCAAGAAGAATCCAAAGCTAAATTACGTCTGTATGGCATTAATGATGAATCATATGAAGATCTATGGAAGCAATTAGATGTAGCCTTCTTCCTAAGACAGGACTCATCTGACATTGCTTGGCTCACACGTCATCTATACAACAAGGTCAATAGCGATCAACCTATTGTGAGGGCAAGGCTGTCCCCTATTGGCGAGGGCTTGCAAGTTGCTGTTTACGTTAAGGACCAAGAAGATCTGTTTGCCAGAATTTGCGCTTACTTTGAAAGGCATGGTTTCTCAATTTGGGATGCCCGCATTCATACGACACGTCATGGCTATGCTTTAGACACCTTCCAAATCTCGGGTAGTAACTTGGTGGATGAAGGCGGTAGCTATCGCGACATTATTCAGCTGGTAGAGTTCGAGTTAACTGAGGCTTTAACCAATGCGGAGCCACTGCCCAATCCAAGCATGGGTCGCCTCTCAAGACAATCACGTACATTCCCAATTCAGCCACGCGTGCATATGGTTCCGGATGATCGTGGCCGCTATTACACACTGGCACTCTCAGCGAGTGACCGTACCGGCCTGCTCTATACAATCTCTAGAGTGTTAGCGAAGCATCAGGTCTCTATTCATACTGCCAGAATTAATACCCTGGGAGAAAGAGTGGAAGACATCCTGCTCTTGGATGCAGCAAACCTGGGCAAGAATCCAAAGCTGCAGATACAACTTGAAACTGAACTACTTGAGGCTTTAGGGGCTTAA
- the map gene encoding type I methionyl aminopeptidase, which produces MQVVDNQGMNSVFTAEKDILGMREAGRLASEVLDHVAPHVKAGVTTGELDRICHEYMRDVQKTIPAPLNYQPPGYPPFPASICTSVNDVICHGIPGDKVLKTGDVANLDITVITPDGYYGDTSRMFMVGEVSVMAKRLTQITFECMWLGIAQVKPGASLGDIGHVIQTHAEKAGYSVVREYCGHGIGKVFHQDPQILHYGKPGTGEKLEVGMTFTIEPMINAGKRDIRTMPDQWTVKTKDRSLSAQWEHTLLVTPTGVEVLTWSEGSNPPPDCVKGLSFRPTLVSA; this is translated from the coding sequence ATCCAAGTCGTTGATAATCAAGGCATGAATAGTGTATTTACTGCAGAAAAAGACATCCTTGGGATGCGCGAAGCTGGCCGCTTAGCTAGCGAAGTTTTGGATCATGTGGCTCCTCACGTTAAGGCGGGAGTTACCACAGGCGAATTGGATCGGATTTGTCATGAATACATGCGCGATGTCCAAAAGACCATTCCGGCTCCATTAAATTATCAGCCGCCTGGATACCCGCCCTTTCCAGCATCCATCTGTACTTCTGTAAATGATGTGATCTGCCACGGCATCCCAGGAGACAAAGTTCTCAAGACCGGTGATGTTGCAAACCTAGACATCACTGTGATTACTCCTGATGGTTACTACGGCGATACAAGTCGCATGTTTATGGTGGGTGAAGTTTCTGTCATGGCTAAACGCCTCACACAAATTACTTTTGAATGCATGTGGTTAGGAATTGCTCAAGTTAAACCAGGTGCATCACTTGGCGATATCGGTCACGTAATACAGACCCACGCTGAAAAAGCAGGTTACTCAGTCGTGCGCGAATACTGCGGGCATGGCATTGGCAAAGTATTCCACCAGGACCCACAGATTCTGCACTATGGCAAACCAGGTACTGGTGAAAAGTTAGAAGTTGGCATGACCTTTACGATCGAGCCAATGATCAACGCGGGCAAACGAGACATTCGCACCATGCCTGACCAGTGGACAGTGAAGACAAAAGATCGTAGCTTGTCAGCCCAATGGGAGCATACGCTGTTGGTTACCCCGACAGGCGTTGAGGTGCTGACTTGGTCAGAAGGTAGCAACCCACCTCCTGATTGCGTCAAGGGTCTTTCATTTAGACCGACATTAGTAAGCGCTTAA
- the rpsB gene encoding 30S ribosomal protein S2 — protein MSVTMRQMLEAGCHFGHQTRFWSPRMAPYIFGHRNKIHIINLEKTLPMFQDALKFAKQVASNRGTILFVGTKRQSREIIAEEAARAGMPYIDSRWLGGTLTNFKTVKGSLKRLKDMAVAKEAGDWEKLSKKEALTNDRDLDKLQKALGGIQDLNGVPDAIFVVDVGYHKIAITEANKLGIPVIAVVDTNHSPEGVDYIIPGNDDSSKAVLLYARGIADAILEGKANSVQEILTAVKEGEEEFVEEGKAE, from the coding sequence ATGTCAGTAACTATGCGTCAAATGCTGGAAGCCGGTTGCCATTTTGGTCACCAAACCCGTTTCTGGTCCCCAAGAATGGCCCCTTATATTTTCGGCCATCGCAACAAAATCCACATCATCAACTTGGAAAAAACATTGCCAATGTTTCAGGACGCCCTGAAATTTGCAAAACAAGTTGCTTCTAATCGTGGCACTATTTTATTTGTTGGTACTAAGCGTCAATCACGCGAGATCATTGCTGAAGAAGCTGCTCGTGCTGGTATGCCTTACATCGACAGCCGTTGGTTGGGTGGCACACTCACCAACTTCAAAACTGTTAAAGGTTCCCTCAAGCGTTTGAAAGACATGGCAGTTGCTAAAGAAGCTGGTGACTGGGAAAAGCTTTCAAAGAAAGAGGCTTTGACTAATGACCGTGATCTCGACAAATTGCAAAAAGCACTTGGCGGTATTCAAGATTTGAATGGCGTTCCTGATGCAATTTTTGTAGTGGACGTTGGCTATCACAAGATTGCTATTACTGAAGCTAACAAGCTTGGTATTCCAGTAATCGCTGTTGTAGATACCAACCACTCACCAGAAGGTGTTGATTACATCATTCCTGGTAACGATGACTCCAGCAAAGCGGTTCTCCTTTACGCACGCGGCATTGCAGATGCAATCCTCGAAGGCAAAGCTAACTCTGTTCAAGAAATCTTGACAGCAGTTAAAGAAGGTGAAGAAGAGTTTGTTGAAGAAGGGAAGGCTGAATAA